One stretch of Thalassovita sp. DNA includes these proteins:
- a CDS encoding DUF2937 family protein, with the protein MIVRTLTLIAGLSGAAVTAQFPEFSQQYAQRLGGAVDELTAVVADFDASAQASGLTRQEALAQMQGSDFLTRRRADMETTLQRHERLSAAMAALQDAGPFTRAYELRHFSDAEIARRTYDAYKPALPLTFEGAAFAIVGYAGAALIMALLLALLKWPFSRGRQARSGRRAAR; encoded by the coding sequence ATGATCGTGAGAACACTAACCCTAATCGCAGGGCTGTCCGGGGCGGCGGTCACGGCGCAGTTCCCTGAGTTTTCGCAGCAATATGCCCAGCGTCTGGGCGGTGCGGTGGATGAGTTGACAGCGGTGGTGGCGGATTTTGATGCCTCGGCCCAGGCTTCGGGCCTCACCCGGCAGGAGGCATTGGCGCAGATGCAGGGAAGTGACTTCCTGACCCGCCGTCGCGCCGATATGGAAACTACGCTGCAACGCCATGAGCGGCTGAGCGCAGCCATGGCGGCCTTGCAGGATGCCGGACCCTTCACCCGCGCCTATGAGCTGCGCCACTTCTCAGACGCTGAGATCGCGCGCCGCACGTATGATGCCTATAAACCGGCGCTGCCACTGACCTTTGAGGGGGCCGCCTTTGCCATTGTGGGCTACGCCGGTGCGGCGCTGATCATGGCGCTGCTGCTGGCCCTGCTGAAATGGCCCTTCAGCCGGGGTAGGCAGGCCCGATCTGGG